A window of Gloeocapsopsis sp. IPPAS B-1203 contains these coding sequences:
- a CDS encoding universal stress protein: MFDRILVAMDTSAIGKDVFEEALCLATVSHARLMLVHVLSGEVEGSSSVPIFPTMGYYPGVSDRTLELYQQQWQEMEKYGLELLRSYTQQATAAGITTEFHQCAGSPGRTICRTAGDWKADLIVIGRRGLSGLSELLLGSVSNYVLHHAPCSVLTVQHRVSTHPEATQKDDTIENLQKRKQSSPHSWVGCGVGTFKCD, from the coding sequence ATGTTCGATAGAATTCTCGTTGCAATGGATACCTCTGCAATTGGCAAAGATGTTTTTGAGGAAGCGCTGTGTTTAGCAACAGTCAGTCATGCAAGATTAATGCTGGTGCACGTTTTGTCAGGAGAAGTTGAAGGAAGTTCAAGTGTACCTATATTTCCTACAATGGGCTACTATCCTGGAGTGAGCGATCGCACGTTGGAACTTTATCAACAGCAGTGGCAAGAAATGGAAAAATACGGTTTAGAGCTATTGCGATCGTATACTCAACAAGCAACTGCGGCAGGAATTACGACAGAATTTCATCAGTGTGCAGGAAGTCCAGGTCGCACAATATGCCGTACGGCTGGCGATTGGAAGGCTGATTTGATTGTCATTGGACGCAGAGGTCTTTCGGGTTTAAGCGAACTACTTTTAGGTAGTGTCAGTAATTATGTTTTGCATCATGCGCCTTGCTCAGTACTCACGGTACAACATCGTGTGAGTACTCATCCAGAAGCAACCCAAAAAGACGACACAATCGAAAATTTACAGAAAAGGAAGCAAAGCTCACCTCATTCATGGGTGGGATGTGGTGTTGGCACTTTTAAGTGCGATTAA
- a CDS encoding RNA-guided endonuclease TnpB family protein: MKTLKFKLYNHKRNRYLKRSINAAGVIYNHCITLYRRYYRMWGKHLSCAKLQAHIAKLRKRNSFWQLVGSQAVQDICQRIEKAYQLFFKHHSKGVRPPGFKKVKKYKSFTLKQAGYKFLGDNRVKIGSRIYQYWTSREIEGNVKTLTIKRTSLGELFMVVVVDDRSESEIKTTTGKIAGFDFGLRTFLTCFDGFNTEKIESPQFFKQLLNSVQKASGQLSRKLKGSTNRERARKHLIRKHETIANCRRDWFWKLSHELTNKFDVLCFETLNLKGIQRLWGRKVSDLAFGEFLQVLEWVAKKKGKQVVFVDRWLPSSKTCHSCNHVLESLELFIREWRCPSCQIVNGRDENASKVIQAVGASSVGLGNVRQPLAAIAV; the protein is encoded by the coding sequence ATGAAAACACTGAAGTTCAAACTGTACAACCACAAACGAAATCGGTATCTCAAACGGTCAATTAATGCTGCTGGAGTTATCTACAATCACTGCATTACACTTTACAGACGGTACTACCGGATGTGGGGCAAACATTTGAGTTGTGCTAAACTTCAGGCTCATATTGCTAAATTGAGAAAACGTAATTCTTTTTGGCAATTGGTCGGATCTCAGGCAGTGCAGGATATCTGCCAACGGATTGAAAAAGCCTATCAGTTATTCTTTAAACACCACAGTAAAGGAGTTAGACCACCTGGATTTAAGAAAGTTAAAAAGTATAAGTCTTTCACCTTAAAGCAAGCAGGATACAAGTTTCTAGGAGACAATCGAGTCAAGATTGGGAGCAGAATCTATCAGTATTGGACTTCTAGGGAGATAGAGGGAAATGTTAAGACTTTAACCATCAAAAGAACTTCGCTTGGAGAGTTATTTATGGTTGTAGTTGTTGACGACCGTAGTGAATCAGAAATTAAGACCACGACTGGTAAAATAGCGGGTTTCGATTTCGGTTTACGGACTTTTCTCACTTGTTTTGATGGCTTCAATACTGAAAAAATTGAATCTCCTCAGTTCTTCAAGCAACTGCTCAATTCTGTTCAAAAAGCTTCGGGACAACTCTCAAGAAAATTAAAGGGTTCAACCAACCGCGAACGAGCAAGAAAGCACTTAATCCGCAAGCATGAGACGATCGCGAATTGCAGACGAGATTGGTTTTGGAAACTGTCCCACGAACTCACAAATAAATTTGATGTGTTATGTTTCGAGACACTAAATCTCAAAGGAATCCAACGTCTTTGGGGGCGCAAAGTATCGGATTTAGCATTCGGCGAGTTTCTACAAGTACTAGAATGGGTTGCCAAAAAGAAAGGTAAGCAAGTTGTATTCGTAGACAGATGGCTGCCGTCAAGCAAGACCTGCCACTCTTGCAACCACGTCCTTGAAAGTCTCGAACTATTTATTAGAGAATGGCGCTGCCCATCATGCCAAATAGTTAACGGTAGAGACGAAAACGCATCTAAGGTAATTCAAGCAGTGGGGGCATCCAGTGTTGGGTTAGGCAATGTCAGACAGCCTTTGGCTGCTATTGCTGTTTGA
- a CDS encoding protochlorophyllide reductase, translating to MEQHRKSTVVITGASSGVGLYAAKALAQKGWHVVMACRNLEKAKNAAESVGIPQENYTVMHIDLGSLDSVRKFVNDFRASGKSLDALICNAAIYMPLLKEPQRSPEGYELTMTTNHLGHFLLCNLMLEDLKNSSATDKRVIILGTVTHNPDELGGKIPPRPDLGNLDGFADGFKAPISMIDGKKFEPVKAYKDSKVCNVLTMRELHRRYHDTTGITFTSLYPGCVADTPLFRNHYPLFQKLFPLFQKYITGGYVSQELAGERVAAVVIDPEYKQSGVYWSWGNRQKKDGKPFVQKVSPQARDDAKAERMWDLSEQLVQA from the coding sequence ATGGAGCAACATCGCAAGTCAACAGTTGTCATAACAGGAGCTTCTTCAGGGGTTGGTCTATACGCGGCAAAAGCACTTGCTCAGAAAGGATGGCACGTAGTCATGGCGTGTCGAAATTTGGAAAAGGCAAAAAATGCTGCTGAAAGCGTAGGAATACCACAAGAAAACTACACGGTCATGCATATTGATCTTGGCTCGCTTGATAGCGTGCGGAAGTTTGTGAATGACTTTAGAGCAAGTGGCAAATCTTTAGATGCGTTAATCTGCAATGCTGCAATTTATATGCCTTTGTTGAAAGAACCGCAGCGCAGCCCAGAAGGCTATGAATTGACTATGACGACCAATCACCTTGGTCATTTTCTGTTGTGCAACTTGATGCTTGAAGATCTCAAAAATTCATCAGCTACAGATAAGCGAGTTATTATTTTGGGAACTGTGACGCATAACCCTGACGAGCTGGGAGGGAAAATTCCTCCACGTCCTGACTTAGGAAATCTTGATGGCTTTGCTGATGGGTTTAAAGCTCCTATCTCGATGATTGATGGCAAGAAATTTGAGCCTGTCAAGGCTTATAAAGATAGCAAAGTTTGCAATGTACTAACAATGCGGGAGTTACATCGACGCTATCACGATACAACCGGAATTACTTTCACTTCACTTTATCCAGGTTGTGTCGCAGACACGCCTTTATTTCGCAACCATTATCCATTGTTTCAGAAACTTTTCCCTTTGTTCCAGAAATACATTACAGGTGGTTATGTCTCTCAAGAATTGGCTGGTGAGCGCGTCGCAGCAGTAGTTATTGATCCTGAATACAAGCAATCAGGTGTTTATTGGAGTTGGGGTAATCGCCAAAAGAAAGATGGCAAGCCGTTTGTCCAAAAGGTTTCTCCCCAAGCCCGCGATGATGCAAAAGCTGAACGAATGTGGGATCTCAGCGAACAGCTCGTTCAAGCTTAG
- a CDS encoding gamma-glutamylcyclotransferase gives MSFPASQVTQRQHKEAMFYYFAYGSCMCPVDLKRSLGEKTHIYVIGPAQLLGYRLGFYSYSALRRSGVLDIIKDQSGVVEGVLYQLPWRLSEHLDEREGVVHNWYRQETINVSSRDRVYQNVRTYVVIDKLTEELAPNDWYFNVVLRGAVTCGLTEQYCWNLFNHMHQLQQNYSHASTNIAIGIRQLKDRG, from the coding sequence ATGAGCTTTCCGGCATCACAAGTAACGCAGCGACAACATAAAGAAGCAATGTTTTACTACTTTGCCTACGGTTCTTGTATGTGTCCGGTAGACCTCAAGCGATCGCTTGGTGAAAAAACCCATATTTACGTGATTGGACCTGCTCAGCTTTTAGGATATCGCTTGGGATTTTATTCTTATTCAGCGCTGCGTCGCTCTGGAGTTTTAGATATTATCAAAGATCAAAGTGGTGTTGTAGAAGGCGTATTGTATCAATTACCTTGGCGATTAAGTGAGCATTTAGACGAACGCGAAGGCGTAGTTCATAATTGGTATCGTCAAGAAACTATCAATGTCTCCAGCCGCGATCGCGTATATCAAAACGTACGTACTTACGTAGTCATTGATAAGTTAACTGAAGAACTCGCCCCAAACGATTGGTACTTTAACGTTGTTCTCCGAGGTGCTGTTACTTGTGGGCTAACCGAGCAATACTGCTGGAACTTATTCAATCATATGCATCAATTGCAACAGAACTACTCTCATGCATCAACAAATATTGCGATCGGCATAAGACAACTGAAGGATCGGGGATGA
- a CDS encoding alpha-amylase family glycosyl hydrolase, with translation MAAPIEFELFAPYIKGAALIGDFSNWEDIPMQKGEDGYFRTQVELEDGDYQYKFRVQSKSWFFEPDQWVEVVDPYAVDIDNPTQNGVVRIKDGERIVDTYVWQHDDKPLPADRELVIYELHVGDFSGGEDDPYARGKYKHVIEKLDYLCELGVNAIELMPVKEYPGDHSWGYNPRHFFATESSYGPTEGLKRLIDECHGRGMRIIMDGIYNHSEASAPLTQIDHDYWYHHEPRDPDNNWGPEFNYEHYDKKLETYPARRFIGDNIRFWIQEYHTDGIRFDAARQIANYDFMHWIVQEAKNTASMKPFYTVAEHIPETPTITNADGPMDGCWHDSFYHCVLEHICGDTFDLDRLKDVIDCKRQGFMGTVNVVNYLTNHDHNHLMVELGDREIFDEEAFKRIKLGVAILMTAIGVPLVWMGEEFGEYKPKTPDSAKIDWTLLGNDLNRGLFEYYKGMIALRKHNHALYTENIDFFHENPEAKVLAYTRWNDEGSRVVVIANFSEDFLGGYHVSNFPAAGKWHEWTGDYDIESGEDGLMLDIGGYEAKVFVWQQ, from the coding sequence ATGGCAGCTCCGATTGAATTTGAATTGTTTGCTCCATACATCAAAGGAGCAGCCTTGATCGGGGATTTCTCAAATTGGGAAGATATCCCCATGCAAAAAGGTGAAGATGGTTATTTCCGCACGCAAGTAGAACTCGAAGACGGAGATTATCAATACAAATTCCGCGTTCAATCCAAATCATGGTTTTTTGAACCGGATCAATGGGTAGAAGTTGTCGATCCTTATGCTGTTGATATTGATAACCCTACTCAAAATGGAGTAGTGCGGATCAAAGATGGGGAACGTATCGTTGACACCTATGTTTGGCAACACGACGATAAGCCTTTACCAGCAGATCGTGAGTTGGTCATTTATGAATTACACGTAGGTGATTTTTCCGGCGGTGAAGACGATCCTTACGCCCGTGGCAAATACAAGCACGTAATTGAGAAACTTGACTATCTGTGTGAATTGGGCGTTAATGCAATTGAACTAATGCCCGTTAAAGAATATCCTGGAGATCATAGCTGGGGATACAACCCTCGACATTTTTTTGCTACAGAATCGAGTTATGGTCCAACTGAGGGATTGAAGCGTCTCATCGATGAATGTCATGGGCGAGGGATGCGCATCATCATGGATGGTATTTATAACCATTCAGAAGCGTCAGCACCATTAACACAAATCGATCACGATTACTGGTATCACCATGAACCCCGCGATCCTGATAACAACTGGGGACCAGAATTTAATTATGAGCATTATGACAAAAAGCTAGAAACATATCCAGCACGACGATTTATTGGAGATAATATCCGTTTCTGGATTCAGGAGTATCATACAGATGGTATTCGCTTCGATGCGGCACGACAAATTGCTAATTATGACTTTATGCATTGGATTGTGCAAGAAGCTAAAAATACAGCTAGTATGAAGCCATTTTATACAGTTGCTGAACATATTCCGGAAACACCTACCATCACTAATGCTGATGGACCTATGGATGGTTGCTGGCATGATAGCTTTTATCACTGTGTTTTAGAGCATATCTGCGGTGACACATTTGATTTAGATCGCCTCAAAGATGTAATTGACTGTAAGCGCCAAGGTTTCATGGGGACAGTTAACGTTGTCAATTACTTAACGAATCACGATCATAATCACCTAATGGTGGAGTTAGGCGATCGCGAAATTTTTGACGAAGAAGCATTCAAGCGGATCAAGCTAGGCGTTGCCATTTTAATGACAGCGATCGGTGTTCCACTGGTGTGGATGGGCGAAGAGTTCGGCGAATACAAGCCTAAAACTCCTGATTCTGCCAAAATTGATTGGACGTTACTGGGTAATGACCTCAATCGTGGTTTATTTGAGTATTACAAAGGGATGATTGCGCTACGTAAGCACAATCATGCACTTTATACTGAAAATATTGACTTCTTCCACGAAAATCCAGAAGCTAAAGTTCTCGCTTACACGCGCTGGAATGATGAAGGTTCCCGCGTTGTTGTCATAGCTAACTTCTCAGAAGACTTCCTCGGAGGTTATCATGTGTCTAATTTCCCTGCTGCTGGCAAGTGGCACGAGTGGA